In the Carettochelys insculpta isolate YL-2023 chromosome 6, ASM3395843v1, whole genome shotgun sequence genome, ATCTTATGACTCAGTCCCTGTTGTGTTGGAACTGAAATATAAAGAGGCCTTACTAATGCTGGTTCTTCCCCTATGAAAAAACTGCCTTTGTCAGCCCTCATAGCAGATGGATATCTGTTCAGCTCTGAATCATAAAAGCAAAGTCATGGTTGGGGAAACATTGACCCCGGTAAAGTGGAACTGTTACATGTGCAGTGAACGTAGAAAAATGGGCAGGAATTAGTTTCCTTACCAGCTCTTGCCTGAAACACTCTGCAAACTGCTGTCAAcaaacttctttttatttttcagtaaaatGTCTGGAGCTGATGACTTTTCGGTAAGTAAGAAAACTTCTTTCTTACCAATCGCCTGGCTGTGCAACGTTAGTCTAAATTCCAGGCAGttatttcaggggaaaaaaagggaaggTGTTCCCTGGTGCTGTAATTGTGTCAGTAGCTCTACAGTGAGTAGAGCAATCCAGAGGGCTAAATGTGCTAAACTGTCAGTTGGTTTCCTTGGTACTGTCAGGTCTGAGATCAGTATTAAAATGTAATTCTGACATGATGCTTTTAAGGTATCTGTGTAGAAGGTGGTTAAAGACCCTTCCCTTTGGCTTGACACTGAAAAATTGCATATTGCCATATGTGGTAGCTCTCCTTTTGTCTTAAGTTTTAtagctacaggttaaacctctctctaatccagaactcttgtcGCAAGATATGTAatccggcatggttttagttaagcagaggaccacttatcatggatgtatccaagtttcctgtagttccatgaagtttgtttacagccaccagtcctggctctcagtgttctgtgctgttatttagctgtaatttacccctaaatatcttctaagagcccagtaagcagtgaaagtgttggtagcttctagacaatattgacctcccatggtctggcaatttctcttgtctagcaccagtcaagtcctgaggatgccatgttagagaggttcaacctgtgtagcATGTTATAATACCTCTAAGCTTCTATTTTGAAGAAAAGTTGTATGAAATTAAATGCAGCCGTGCACATAGCTTTAcctaaaactattgcatgcaatTTATAAATGTAACCAATTGCCACGCACAGTTAGTCATTTCAGTAGTAGGCAGTTGCACTCACTCATGCTTTATTTTCTAGTTGTCAGATGCTTTACCGGATCATTCACCGGCTAAAACCTCCAGTGTGAGCAATACAAAATCAGGGCAGCAACCTGGTCAGCCGCCACAAAGCTGGCCAGCTTCCAATCCTTGGAACACCCCAACTGCTCCTCCTACAGGGCCATCTGGATTGCCACCAAATACATCAGCCTCCAGTGTGCCATTTGGACCTCCCCCAACAGGAATGTATCCTTCAGTGCCCCCTGGACCGCCtgctccatttcctcctcctcccagtggTCCATATCCACCCCCATCTGTGCCAGGTCCTGTCCCTCCAGGGCAATATCCTCCACCAAGTATGCCCTATCCAGAGCTTCCAAGACCATATGGCGGTGCAACAGAGCCAGCTGCACCTCCGGCTCCTGTTGGGCCATGGGGATCCATACCCTCTGGAGCATGGGGACCAACAATGGGAGGGCAGTATCCTGCACCTAGTATGCCATATCCACCCCCAGGGCCATATGCCACTCCTACCCAGACGCCAGGGGCTGCACCTACAGTACCATGGGGTACTGTCCCACCTGGAACATGGGGACCTTCACCACCTGGTCCATTTCCACCACCCACAGGATCATATCCAGCTCCAGGACTATATCCTACACCCCCTAATCCTTTTCAAGTGCCATCTGGTCCTGCTGGTGCTCCATCAATGCCTGGTGGTCACCATGTGAGTATTTAAAGTGTCCTATGTTGAACAGTTCCAAAATTCATCACAAATTTGTACTGATGTTGGAGTGAAAGAACCGTTTAGCTCTTCGAATAGTCCATGTGATTTTACAGTGTAATTTTTCCTGGTAACAACTTAATGCGAAATTTACTGTCTAGGGGAGTTAAAAGTATTGGAATACTCAGTTTTGTAATACCACTAAACCTGAGAAGTTAGCCAGTGATCTTCAGGGTATATTTTTTTGTATGGGTCTCTGAAAAATACTTCCATTTTAAACATAGCATTGGTTTGCTTTCTAAAGATAAGCATACAACTAGATACGTTTGCTTAAACACAAGAATGGAAAGAGTTTTGTCTAGAGATTAGAAtctaaggctatgtgtacaccaGCACTTTTGTTGGTAAAATTTACATtacttggggtgtgggggggcgggaaaCACCCCAGCTAACATAAATTTCACCAATGGCTCTGTGCATACCAGTGCCTCTATGTCAGCTGAAGACTTTAGTGCTGTGTTTGCTGTCTGGACAGCTCTTTCCCATTGGCAGAGTGGCTACAGAGGAGActtccagtggcacagctgcatgggTACAGCTGTCTACCCTAAAGACCTTAGGCCAGCGCAAAGCCTTAGGATGTTGAACCGCCAGctaaacaaaaaaacaccatAGTAACAGTTTACTTGTACCCTTAAATTTGTCCTTGCCTTTAGTCGAGATGTTTGCCTAGTGCTGATTTGACAATGTGCTGTCTTGCTAAAGCCATACATTGACCTtgaactttattttttaatttttttacagcCTTACCGTTGAATTCATGCTGAGCAACAAAGTACTGTAGCTTTCCACCTTCATCCACTAtttacagatatttttaaaatttttgtttcgGTAACTTTTGGAGAATTGCGAAGAGCACTCACCTCTTGTGCGTACTTCTGAGGTATGAAGGAGCAATCTGCATACATTTAACTTGCTCATATGCTGACATCTTTTGGTTTATTAAAGTGAAGTAGGATGAGCAGACAATGTCCTGTGGTTCTTACTTAAGGCAGAGTTTTCTTTGCAGGGGGAAAAAGGGAGTTACAAAGTGAGTAAGGATTACAGGATCAGGCCTAAAGGCTGACTAAAAAGTTAAACATTAAATGTCAGTGAATGCTTTAAGTTTTGATACAAGACTTGTGGTAGTCACTAAATGGATGGATAGTCATATTTTGTCTCTTTTCAGGTTATTTCAGGATATCAGTAAAAATAATGTATATTGAGATTTCTTTGTGAAGTCTCTTTCAAACGTGCTACAGTAATTAAAAACATACTAAAGGAAGGAAGCACATGGATTTGAAGGCTGAGCGTGTATGTGTGGACACACGCACTCTCTCAAGCACAGCTTCTCTCAGATTCTGGGGCTACAGCTGAGCAGTTGTAGGCAGAAATACATAGTCTAACTTGATTTGCACATAAATGCCTGTTTGCAAATGTGAACAGGTGTGTGTACAAGTAGCTGGATGCGCAGATCAGTTAATTTAAATCCACAAGTGTGATGTTTGTACATGAAAATGAGGGCAGAATTTTGCCAGCCCCAAATTAGTAATGGCAACTGGAAGTTTTGCTTGTTTGCTACAAAAAGACAAACTGACTCCCACTGGGAGGTTATCCGGTCTCTTCACTTGGGTTCTACCTATCTGAAACTTAAACACTGCAGAACTTTTACTTTGCGTCCTTGGAAATTAATCATAAGTTCAGTTTAAAGTAGTCTAGCGGCGAAAAGCTGCTTTTGACATTCCACGTAGTCCTATCACCTAGATAGATCCTTCCAATCCATCTCCCTTTGCCATGGTTGGAAATGAGCCATTTGTATGACAGAGCTCCATTGAACATCATAATAGGGTAGTCCCTTTGTTCATACCTAGGTGTGTGTTGTACCTTGCTGAATGACATGGTCTGATGTGGTTTTAATTGAATGACTAATATTCTGTGTTCTGTGTAGCTGCTTTTCATCTGAAGGATCACTGCTGTCAATTTCATTCTCCTGACAGACTCCTTAGGGAATTATCTTAATGATAGCTTTACATTACCAAGATACATTCTTCACTGAGACTtgagcttttttttaaattcatcatGGTACTTTGATTATGTAGACTTTGTGACCATGAAGAAATTATTTTATCCAACTGGGGAAATCTTATTTAGCTTCTGTTGGTGGAATTAAAAAACTGAATTGGTAATACTGACGGATTAGCAATACATCAGCTCATTAGGAAATCCTTTTGAATTGTGGAACTGTGAAATCAAGATAcctttctcttccttcccttaGTGTGGACTCGTGCATGCACCGAGTAGtagatttttaaatataaactggGTGGTCTGGTAGCGATGTTGGAAGCAGACTTAGCCTCCATGGCAGTTTCAAGATCCCCAAAATAAATTTTATAGACTAGAGCAGTCTGTGAAGGAGCTGTGGCCACTCTGGCATATTGCTATGAGGTCGAATAAACAGCCACAACGTGTGTTTTGTACTAGGAAGGCAGTATTGGAGCTGAACACAACAAATTAAGATTTgtcactaatattccacataaatcAAAGTCTCTATGAACACTGGAAATCAGAACACAAATATTTTAACTAGGATCTTACGTAAATTTGGCATAGAATGCTGTTCCTGTAGGATTTAACCTTCAGAAATTCACTGAGTGGACTTAAATTTCTCCAAGGCTGATACAACTTGTACATGTGAGTCTAGCAAACATGCTTTGACTGCATCTGCTCAAGTGCATTTGACATGTTCAGCCATAGTCTGTAATTTGATCTAAGGAAAACAAAGTATTTAAATGAATTAATCTCATAGTCACATGTACAATGGCAAGATAGAAAATACAAAGTGaacatataaaatttatttttaaattagaatttccaaaaataaataaaatagatgtCTGGATTCTTCCTGGATTAGGCAGGATTTATTACTGGAAAGCTTAGGCTAAAATTCAGATATATGTgggacattggaaaaaaaaatgtatatttctTGAAGTCATGAAAAGTTTCTCATCCCCTTTGTTTTGTGAGCAGGATTCCTTGCATAGCAGTGAAAGGGTTTTACCTGTTAATCTATTGTGTAAAAACTCAAGTTGTCACTATATACTGTGTAGTAACTTTATCACATGTATTGTCAAGTGTGAGCAACTTCTGGCCTGAAGCTTTTGCGATGGAATTTGTAAATTTCTATGCATCATTTAAATTAAATTGCTGAGAAGTTTGTTTTGACTTGTGCTTAGAGATTGCCATACTGCATTTGTTTACAATATGACATAAGCAATCACATCTTTAAAGTATAGACTATCACCTGCTGCTGTATTTTCTTTAGATGAGACGAATATTGCTGTATGATAGTGAAAGGCTATAAATACAGGATTtgatatttttttgaaaatgctGTCACTTTTGTATAAGATTAGACATTAAACGTATTTTCAAGACTGatggttttctgtttttcagttacTGCTTTTACCCACTTTTTGCTTTATTTCTGAGCACAAATTAACTGTGAATACCAAAaccaggatttccctgagttAGAAAAGTAAGGAAAAGCTGAATATAAACTTGGAATTGTTTGGCTTGTACAAATGCTCTGTGTGACTCTTGGATGCGGGTTATACAGCAAGCATGGATGTAACACTGGAGTACTGTTGGTAGCATATGAACCTCTCAGGTGGAGCCcggtgtttcctgtaagctgtgctccgctcaggagagatgccaATGCTGCCTGGCTGACTAGAGGAATACAAACCAAGCTTGTGTGTTTCtcatggtggtgcacataacagtgtattccacacatgggtggaaaaaatccacaGGTGGATGGAAATGATCCCAGGGAACATTGGTAGAGCCTGCTTGTAAAAACTGCCTTACTAGTTTGTGGGAATTGAATGTCATGGGTGAGAGTTATTCACAATTCTGTAGTCCTCTAGCCTTGCCTAAATTGGGGGAGGTACAATTTTATAAATCAGACTCCTTTTCTGCTAGTCTGGACCAGGTCTGTCATGCGTACTCCTTGTCTGCTAAATGTGTTGCTCAGGTAAAATATATGCTGAGCAGGCAAGTACCGTGAATGGCCTGAAAGTATGCATCCTTTGGTCAGAGTAAACCTGGCAGTAGAGAGCAAGAGAGAAGGTGTTCAGATAGGAGAAATTTTCACTCCTAGCTCATGAGGTAGGTGAAGCAGTTCAAGGGGGTGATTTGTTTTCTATCATTCAAACCATGTATGCTTGCCTAACGCTGCTAGCACTGTCATAGCTAGAGTCAGCATGCAATCTGACAGCATGCACCTCTGCTTTCTGCTCTGAGTGATAGACCCCTTACTCTTCCTTGTCTCGGTAGGATTTTTCCATTCTCTCACTGTGTCCTGGAACCTGTATAACAACTGTTTATCGCTCTGCTGGAGCACCTGTGTTTCCTTCCTTTGGGACGGTGTAACCAGTGATGTTTGCCAGCAGCCTTCTGGAAGTAGTAATTTTAACCAAAATAGATGATTTTTGGAACAGCTTCTCTGACTGATGTTGTTGCCTCACCCACCTGGTGTTTCTGAACCTCTCTCTCATATTTAATTTGATGCTTCACAGTATGCTGCAAGTTAAATTTTCCTCGTCACTTAGGGGTACAGAATTAAAAGCAATTTACCGTGTTCTAGCCAGACCAGATCCTCCTGTGTGTCTATGAGGCTGGCTTATTCTGACCTACACCAGTTTGTGGTACTCAAGGAGAGTGGGCCAGAGCTTTTGAAGCTACTTGCACTGGTATTCTTAATGATCCTTAGTTAAGTGTAAGCGGTTATCTTGAGAAGGCCTCCTCCCTCTCTAGGTTCACTcgcctctcccccacacccatgtCTTCTCAGAACGCAAGCACAGAAGAGTAGCTCAAGGGATACAGGTAAATGTATATCACTAGAGGTAAACCGGTGTAGCTTAAACCAGCTTTCTGAACAAAGAAACCCGTACAGCCAAAATGACACTCTGCAGGTGGCATTACATCTACACTGAAGCTTTTACTGGTGTAGCCATGAAGTAGGGAGAGGGCAGAAATATATACATAATGAGTGTCATGCTTTTCAGTTTGTTTGCATGGCTCCTGAGAGGATCCTATTCCATAGGCTCATTGAAAGAACTGGCAAGTTATCATGGTTTTCAGTGGGCTGGAGCTATGGTCACATGACTTCCCGAGGCATTGTTGGGAATATAGGGTGTACAAATGGAaggctgatttgtcagtttacTTGTATTTTATGAGCTCTTTGTAAATGCTGAAAATTGGAACAACTGCCAGTTCTTATAGTTATTGATTTAATACTAGGTTCCAAAGGGCTGCAGCTTCTGTGCCTTTAACTACAAAACAACTTTTCCTCCCTGTGTTGTTTATGCCTCAAGGTCTAGCTGCCTGCTCCATGAGGGGGCCTTGCTGGTTCTGGATGGGGCCTGTTTCAGCTGGCGAAGAGCATCCATGTTGCTGCTACagccagcaaaatctctctcacATCTTTTAAATAATTCTATAAGTGTCTGTTCTAAGCCTGGTTAAACATACTGACTGATCTTTGGGTTTGCAGCCCTTGTTTAACAGAATAACCTGAATCTACTACAGTTTTTCTCGGGGAtctgcagattgattttttttttccttcttctcctgCCAAAATTAATACCAAAAATTGCAACTGTGCAGAATCCCAGTTTGGACAGCAGAGGGCATAAAGGCTGTTTTAACAGACAGCAACTTCTAATTAACAATTGCAGACGCATCCCCATTGATCGTCTCCACCCTATCAGACACAATTTTCTTGTTGGGGTGTCTTACTGAATCTAGCAGCTCTTTCCATGCTTTGTAATGTCCCACTACACTGAGGAAGTTTTGTTTTGTCTCTGCCCGATACTAGCCCTATTAATGTCTCCTGCCCCTGTTTCTGAGGAGAGAGTAAAGCCAGCATAATTCA is a window encoding:
- the MAPK1IP1L gene encoding MAPK-interacting and spindle-stabilizing protein-like — encoded protein: MSGADDFSLSDALPDHSPAKTSSVSNTKSGQQPGQPPQSWPASNPWNTPTAPPTGPSGLPPNTSASSVPFGPPPTGMYPSVPPGPPAPFPPPPSGPYPPPSVPGPVPPGQYPPPSMPYPELPRPYGGATEPAAPPAPVGPWGSIPSGAWGPTMGGQYPAPSMPYPPPGPYATPTQTPGAAPTVPWGTVPPGTWGPSPPGPFPPPTGSYPAPGLYPTPPNPFQVPSGPAGAPSMPGGHHPYR